From Flavobacterium arcticum, the proteins below share one genomic window:
- the murG gene encoding undecaprenyldiphospho-muramoylpentapeptide beta-N-acetylglucosaminyltransferase, which translates to MSNKKFILSGGGTGGHIYPAIAIANELKRRFPDCEILFVGAKDKMEMQKVPQAGYEIKGLWIAGIQRKLTLDNAMFPFKLISSLFKSRKIVRGFKPDVVIGTGGFASGPLLRAAESLNVPTVVQEQNSYPGITNKWLAKKAQKICVAYEGLERFFPKEKIVVTGNPVREDLISIDEKRKEAIAFYGLDPEKKTLLVLGGSLGSRRINQLIAKELTWLEAQNVQVLWQCGKFYFEEYRHYGERESVQVLSFIDRMDLVYAAADMVISRSGASSVSELCIVGKPVVFIPSPNVAEDHQTKNAEAIVNKDGALLLKESQLDTQFQPVFEDLLKNEEKRQKLSESIKELAKPNATNDIVEEIIKLLEK; encoded by the coding sequence ATGAGCAATAAAAAATTCATATTAAGTGGTGGTGGTACAGGAGGACATATCTATCCTGCTATAGCTATTGCAAATGAATTGAAGCGTCGTTTTCCTGACTGCGAGATACTTTTTGTAGGTGCGAAAGATAAAATGGAGATGCAAAAAGTACCACAGGCAGGCTATGAAATTAAAGGACTTTGGATAGCGGGTATTCAGCGAAAGCTGACGCTAGATAATGCTATGTTTCCTTTCAAGTTAATAAGTAGTTTGTTTAAATCGCGTAAAATAGTAAGAGGATTTAAACCCGATGTGGTTATAGGTACAGGTGGTTTTGCAAGTGGTCCTTTATTAAGGGCAGCCGAATCGCTTAATGTGCCAACGGTAGTGCAAGAGCAAAATTCCTATCCAGGTATTACTAATAAATGGTTGGCTAAAAAGGCTCAAAAAATATGTGTAGCTTATGAAGGTCTCGAACGATTTTTTCCCAAAGAGAAGATTGTTGTAACAGGTAACCCTGTACGCGAAGACCTTATATCGATAGATGAAAAACGAAAAGAAGCTATAGCGTTTTATGGACTTGACCCTGAAAAGAAAACCTTATTAGTATTGGGGGGTAGTCTTGGCTCAAGGCGTATAAACCAACTTATCGCCAAAGAGCTAACATGGCTAGAGGCGCAAAATGTACAGGTACTATGGCAGTGTGGTAAATTCTATTTTGAAGAGTACCGCCATTATGGAGAAAGAGAGAGCGTGCAAGTGCTTTCATTTATTGATAGAATGGATTTGGTGTATGCAGCTGCCGATATGGTTATATCGCGTTCAGGAGCATCGTCGGTTTCAGAGCTATGCATAGTAGGCAAACCAGTAGTGTTTATACCCTCGCCAAATGTAGCTGAAGATCATCAAACGAAAAATGCCGAAGCAATAGTTAACAAAGACGGAGCATTGTTGCTGAAAGAAAGCCAGTTAGATACACAGTTTCAACCTGTGTTTGAAGATTTGTTAAAGAATGAAGAGAAAAGGCAAAAGCTCAGCGAGAGTATAAAGGAACTCGCCAAGCCTAATGCCACTAACGATATAGTAGAAGAGATAATAAAGTTGCTTGAAAAGTAA
- the murC gene encoding UDP-N-acetylmuramate--L-alanine ligase — translation MQLDNIHNVYFIGIGGIGMSAIARYFKHIGKNVAGYDRTPTQLTNALEAEGIAIHFDDKIEHIDKAFLDTATTLVVVTPAVPKNHIQWNYFVANSFNIKKRAEVLGVITKGTYCFAVAGTHGKTTTSSILGHVLYKSGVDVTAFLGGVVEGYNTNLIGSGKTVTVVEADEFDRSFLYLHPNIACVTSMDADHLDIYGDTAAIEDSFREFAAKVENKKHLFVPTGLPLEAVQVGIEDDAQFVANNISIQNGWYVFDIVTPTETVKEVKFALPGRHNLSNALLAFAMAATYGVETSAIVAALASFKGVKRRFSYQIKEKGLVYIDDYAHHPTEIDAVHQAVTELYPEEKILAIFQPHLFSRTRDFAEGFAKSLSAFENVVLLDIYPARELPIEGVTSQWLLDMMENPNKKLVSKADLLLLLKKNDASVIVTIGAGDIGELVPEIKKVLNEKN, via the coding sequence ATGCAATTAGATAACATACATAATGTCTATTTTATAGGAATTGGCGGTATTGGCATGAGTGCCATAGCGCGCTATTTTAAGCACATAGGCAAAAATGTAGCAGGTTATGACCGTACCCCAACGCAGTTGACGAATGCATTAGAGGCAGAGGGTATTGCAATTCATTTTGATGATAAAATAGAGCATATTGATAAAGCTTTTCTTGATACAGCGACTACGCTGGTAGTAGTTACTCCTGCCGTGCCTAAAAACCATATACAATGGAATTATTTTGTTGCTAATAGCTTCAATATAAAAAAGCGTGCAGAAGTATTGGGTGTTATAACTAAGGGGACTTATTGTTTTGCAGTAGCAGGTACACATGGAAAGACTACAACATCCAGTATATTAGGTCACGTGTTGTATAAAAGCGGAGTAGATGTTACCGCATTTTTAGGCGGTGTGGTAGAAGGATATAATACTAATCTTATTGGTAGCGGTAAAACGGTTACGGTAGTAGAAGCAGATGAATTTGATCGTTCTTTTTTATACCTACACCCAAATATTGCATGTGTAACCAGTATGGATGCAGACCATTTAGATATATATGGTGATACAGCAGCAATAGAAGATTCTTTCAGAGAATTTGCTGCTAAAGTTGAAAATAAGAAACACCTTTTTGTGCCTACGGGTCTTCCGTTAGAGGCAGTACAAGTAGGCATAGAAGATGATGCACAGTTTGTTGCTAACAACATTAGCATACAAAACGGTTGGTATGTATTTGATATAGTAACCCCAACCGAGACGGTTAAAGAAGTGAAATTTGCCTTACCAGGTAGGCACAATCTTAGTAATGCTTTGTTGGCATTTGCTATGGCAGCTACCTATGGGGTAGAAACAAGTGCAATTGTGGCTGCATTAGCATCATTTAAAGGAGTAAAACGCAGATTTTCATATCAGATAAAAGAAAAAGGGTTGGTGTATATAGACGATTATGCACACCACCCTACAGAGATAGATGCGGTACACCAGGCAGTAACAGAATTATACCCAGAAGAGAAAATATTAGCAATATTTCAACCGCACCTTTTTAGCCGCACAAGAGATTTTGCAGAAGGGTTTGCCAAGAGTCTTTCTGCTTTCGAGAATGTAGTGCTGTTGGATATCTATCCAGCACGCGAACTGCCTATTGAGGGAGTGACTTCGCAATGGCTGTTAGATATGATGGAGAACCCTAACAAAAAGTTAGTGAGTAAGGCAGATTTACTGCTTTTATTGAAAAAAAACGATGCCTCGGTAATTGTTACCATAGGCGCGGGGGATATTGGGGAATTAGTACCTGAAATTAAAAAAGTTTTGAATGAAAAAAATTAA
- a CDS encoding cell division protein FtsQ/DivIB, protein MKKINWNNVRLVVMLLVVVFLYSFSGKRNETRWLKEAGITFEETEYFITRDKVNKLLIQNYVNVTDVRKDKLDLNKLEKSLDDNPMIEKAEVYATIDGKLKAVIRQKTPIARVYENSNSYYIDRNGDKMPLSESYTARVPLVTGAVDKIESKKLRELLLYLFNNDFLKKNIIGIQVNPNGSLKMMSRGYNYDIMFGRPLNIERKFKNYMAFVQDATKDSMIGQYKTINLKFTQQVVCTKK, encoded by the coding sequence ATGAAAAAAATTAATTGGAATAACGTAAGGCTTGTAGTTATGCTACTTGTGGTAGTTTTCCTTTACTCTTTTTCGGGAAAACGAAACGAGACAAGATGGCTAAAAGAAGCGGGAATAACATTTGAAGAAACGGAGTATTTTATAACCCGTGATAAAGTTAATAAGTTGTTGATACAAAATTATGTCAACGTTACGGATGTAAGGAAAGATAAATTAGATTTGAATAAGCTGGAAAAGTCTCTTGACGATAATCCAATGATTGAGAAAGCAGAGGTTTACGCTACAATAGACGGGAAATTGAAGGCGGTGATAAGGCAAAAAACGCCGATTGCGAGAGTGTATGAAAATTCAAATTCATATTATATTGATCGTAATGGCGATAAAATGCCACTTTCTGAAAGCTATACAGCACGTGTTCCGTTAGTAACGGGTGCGGTAGATAAAATAGAAAGTAAAAAGCTACGGGAGCTTTTGTTGTATTTGTTCAACAACGATTTCTTAAAGAAAAACATTATTGGTATACAAGTGAACCCTAATGGTAGCCTGAAGATGATGAGCAGGGGGTATAACTATGATATAATGTTTGGGCGACCACTTAATATTGAAAGAAAGTTTAAGAATTATATGGCATTTGTACAAGATGCTACAAAGGATAGTATGATAGGGCAGTACAAAACAATAAATCTGAAATTTACACAACAGGTTGTGTGCACCAAAAAATAG
- the ftsA gene encoding cell division protein FtsA has product MEKDSIAVGLDIGTTKIVAMIGKENEYGKLEILGVGKSKSLGVARGVVNNITQTIQSIQEAVQEAEADSGYKINDVVVGIAGQHIRSIQHSDYISRNNPEEVIGEEDIDLLINQVHKLAMLPGEEIIHVLPQEFKIDGQTEIKEPIGMYGGRLEASFHVVVGQASSIRNVGRCIKSAGLDLSGLTLEPLASADAVLSQEEKEAGVALIDIGGGTTDLAIFKDGIIRHTAVIPFGGNVITEDIKEGCSIIEKQAELLKVKFGSAWPGENKDNEIVSIPGLRGREPKEISLKNLSKIIHARVVEIVEQVFAEIKAYGHEDPRKKLIAGIVLTGGGSQLKHIKQLVEYITGMDTRIGYPNEHLAGDSDEEISSPLYATAVGLVMNSIHNNTRSATPLVELQKPASQQPVATTIEEPVFEEKELEKAIAQEREEEVESTEKRVKRSFFDKYIDKIKDFLDNAE; this is encoded by the coding sequence ATGGAAAAAGACAGCATTGCAGTAGGCTTAGATATTGGAACAACAAAAATTGTTGCAATGATAGGCAAGGAAAATGAATATGGAAAGTTGGAAATTTTGGGCGTTGGCAAATCTAAAAGCCTTGGTGTGGCTAGAGGTGTTGTTAATAATATTACCCAAACCATACAGTCGATACAAGAGGCGGTACAAGAAGCTGAGGCAGACTCAGGTTATAAAATAAACGATGTAGTAGTGGGTATCGCGGGACAGCATATCCGTAGTATTCAGCATAGCGACTACATTAGTAGGAATAACCCAGAAGAAGTTATAGGTGAAGAAGATATCGATTTGCTTATCAATCAGGTACACAAATTGGCAATGTTGCCAGGAGAAGAAATTATACATGTATTGCCACAAGAGTTTAAAATAGATGGGCAAACCGAAATAAAAGAGCCTATAGGTATGTATGGCGGTAGGCTAGAGGCTAGCTTTCATGTAGTAGTAGGGCAAGCATCGTCTATACGTAATGTCGGCAGATGTATTAAAAGTGCAGGTTTAGACCTTTCGGGACTTACACTTGAGCCACTTGCTTCGGCAGATGCAGTTTTGAGTCAAGAAGAGAAAGAAGCTGGTGTAGCACTTATCGATATAGGTGGTGGTACTACTGATTTGGCAATTTTTAAAGATGGTATCATCCGTCATACGGCAGTGATACCTTTTGGAGGTAATGTAATAACCGAAGACATTAAAGAAGGCTGTTCTATTATAGAAAAACAAGCAGAATTGCTAAAAGTGAAATTCGGTTCAGCATGGCCAGGAGAAAATAAGGATAATGAAATTGTTTCTATTCCTGGGTTAAGAGGGCGTGAGCCAAAAGAAATATCACTTAAAAACCTTTCTAAAATAATTCATGCCCGTGTGGTAGAGATTGTAGAGCAGGTTTTTGCTGAGATAAAAGCTTATGGACATGAAGACCCTCGCAAAAAACTGATAGCGGGTATAGTGCTTACTGGTGGCGGTTCGCAGTTAAAGCACATTAAGCAACTCGTAGAGTACATTACAGGTATGGATACCCGTATAGGTTATCCTAATGAGCATTTGGCAGGTGACTCTGACGAGGAGATATCAAGCCCACTTTATGCTACAGCAGTAGGTTTAGTAATGAATAGTATTCATAACAATACAAGGAGTGCAACACCTCTTGTAGAGTTACAAAAACCTGCTTCACAGCAGCCTGTGGCTACTACTATAGAAGAGCCTGTATTTGAAGAAAAGGAGCTTGAAAAGGCAATAGCACAGGAACGTGAAGAAGAAGTAGAGTCGACAGAAAAGCGCGTAAAGCGTTCGTTTTTCGATAAGTATATAGATAAGATTAAAGATTTTTTAGATAACGCAGAATAA
- the ftsZ gene encoding cell division protein FtsZ — protein MMSNSDFGSISFDLPKNQSNVIKVIGVGGGGSNAINHMFKQGIKGVDFIVCNTDSQALENTGVPNKIQLGVNLTEGLGAGANPEVGQQAALESIEEIEKMLDTNTKMVFITAGMGGGTGTGAAPVIAQLAKERDILTVGIVTIPFQFEGKVRSEQALSGVERLRKQVDSLIVINNNKLREVYGNLGFKAGFSKADEVLATASRGIAEVITHHYTQNIDLKDAKTVLSNSGTAIMGSAVATGESRAKDAIVSALDSPLLNDNKITGAKNVLLLIVSGTNEITIDEIGEINDHIQVEAGFNANIIMGVGEDETLGESIAVTIIATGFNVEQQDEIVNTEPKKIIHALEEEQKLVTDLSKKSSLPSFDFSAPAATENVKEEVKEEEPVKEQEKVVYSLEDEVTEKKPEAKAEADEMPSSEFINGLDVFFEIVSPKAEVEAQEVKDIREIEVNEPEFVIVEKEDQIQLPFEPVAAKANQEDKHFFELTEETRDIKVNEPVRVVPVTEVNQTGVVRYSLEDYLEKENELLQSKPEAKKEEPVSEEMNFTLKKTAQPEESKSSLQEDISPVEMTIEETLRVRAEERRKKMKEFNYKFHNNSSKVDEIEKEPAYKRMGIDLNESRVDNSKSRFSLGTDSNDDIQLRSNNSFLHDNVD, from the coding sequence ATGATGAGCAATTCAGATTTTGGAAGCATTTCGTTTGATTTACCAAAAAATCAGTCAAACGTTATCAAAGTAATTGGTGTAGGTGGGGGCGGTAGTAACGCAATTAACCACATGTTTAAGCAGGGAATTAAAGGTGTAGACTTTATAGTTTGTAATACCGATTCTCAGGCATTAGAAAACACAGGTGTGCCAAATAAAATACAACTTGGTGTAAATCTTACCGAGGGGCTTGGTGCGGGTGCCAATCCTGAAGTAGGACAGCAAGCTGCATTAGAAAGTATAGAAGAAATAGAGAAAATGCTAGATACAAATACCAAAATGGTATTTATCACAGCAGGTATGGGTGGTGGTACTGGTACAGGTGCTGCACCAGTAATAGCACAACTGGCTAAGGAAAGAGATATCCTTACTGTAGGTATTGTTACTATACCTTTTCAGTTTGAAGGCAAAGTTCGCTCCGAACAAGCGTTATCCGGAGTAGAAAGGCTTAGAAAACAAGTAGACTCTTTAATTGTTATTAATAATAATAAGCTAAGAGAAGTTTATGGTAACCTTGGTTTTAAAGCAGGGTTCTCTAAAGCAGATGAAGTATTGGCAACAGCCTCACGAGGTATTGCCGAAGTAATTACACACCACTATACGCAGAATATTGACCTTAAAGATGCTAAAACAGTACTGTCTAACAGTGGTACAGCTATAATGGGGTCGGCTGTTGCTACGGGAGAAAGTCGTGCAAAAGATGCTATAGTAAGCGCGCTAGATTCGCCGTTACTTAACGATAATAAGATAACAGGTGCTAAAAATGTATTGTTACTTATTGTTTCAGGTACTAACGAGATTACAATAGATGAGATAGGTGAAATTAATGACCACATACAGGTAGAAGCTGGCTTTAATGCTAACATTATTATGGGTGTGGGTGAAGACGAAACCTTGGGTGAGTCTATTGCTGTAACTATTATTGCTACAGGTTTTAACGTGGAGCAGCAAGATGAGATAGTAAATACTGAGCCTAAAAAAATAATACATGCGCTTGAAGAAGAGCAAAAGTTGGTAACTGATTTATCAAAAAAATCATCATTGCCTTCATTTGATTTTTCTGCACCAGCAGCTACTGAAAATGTTAAGGAGGAAGTTAAAGAAGAAGAACCTGTTAAGGAGCAGGAAAAGGTGGTTTATTCTCTAGAGGATGAAGTAACCGAAAAAAAGCCTGAAGCGAAGGCGGAAGCAGATGAAATGCCGTCTTCGGAGTTTATTAATGGTTTGGATGTGTTTTTTGAAATAGTTTCTCCAAAAGCAGAGGTTGAAGCACAAGAAGTAAAAGATATTAGGGAGATCGAAGTAAATGAACCTGAATTTGTAATTGTAGAAAAAGAAGATCAAATACAACTTCCTTTTGAGCCAGTAGCAGCTAAAGCAAACCAAGAAGACAAACACTTTTTTGAGCTTACAGAAGAAACTCGCGACATAAAGGTAAATGAGCCTGTGCGTGTAGTTCCTGTTACAGAGGTAAATCAAACAGGGGTAGTGCGCTACTCACTTGAAGATTATCTTGAAAAAGAAAATGAGCTATTACAATCTAAGCCAGAAGCTAAAAAAGAAGAGCCTGTAAGCGAAGAGATGAATTTTACGCTTAAGAAAACAGCGCAACCAGAAGAGTCTAAATCTTCTTTACAAGAGGATATTTCTCCTGTAGAAATGACTATAGAGGAAACACTTCGAGTAAGAGCAGAAGAGCGCAGGAAAAAGATGAAAGAATTTAATTATAAATTCCATAACAATTCATCTAAAGTCGATGAGATAGAGAAAGAACCTGCATATAAACGAATGGGTATCGACTTAAATGAATCGAGAGTAGACAACAGTAAATCACGCTTTTCATTAGGGACAGATAGTAACGATGATATACAGTTGCGATCTAACAATTCGTTCCTTCATGATAACGTAGATTAA
- a CDS encoding GatB/YqeY domain-containing protein — protein sequence MSLQTDIMAAMKDAMRAKDTVALEALRAIKSGILLAQTESGSKEEIAEEDEIKLLQKLVKQRKDSAAIYIEQGRQDLADPELAQVVVIEKFLPAQLSEAEVEAIVKKIIADNGFSGMADMGKVMGIASKDLAGKADGKTISTVVKKSLV from the coding sequence ATGAGTTTACAAACAGATATCATGGCTGCTATGAAAGATGCTATGAGAGCAAAAGATACTGTGGCACTAGAGGCATTAAGAGCTATAAAATCGGGCATATTGCTTGCGCAAACAGAAAGTGGTTCTAAAGAAGAAATTGCTGAAGAAGATGAAATAAAGTTACTGCAAAAGCTAGTAAAACAGCGTAAAGATAGTGCTGCTATATATATAGAACAAGGGCGTCAAGACCTTGCTGACCCTGAGTTGGCACAAGTAGTTGTTATTGAAAAATTTTTGCCAGCACAATTGTCTGAAGCAGAAGTTGAAGCGATTGTTAAAAAGATTATTGCTGATAATGGTTTCTCTGGTATGGCAGATATGGGCAAAGTTATGGGTATAGCCTCTAAAGATCTTGCTGGTAAAGCGGATGGTAAAACGATATCTACAGTAGTGAAGAAATCGTTAGTATAA
- a CDS encoding T9SS type A sorting domain-containing protein: MKQYLANSILTFLLFTLNSFSQTQSQECFPGGVAGAEMWYMVNHDHLATSLFKNHSTDYNYIILKTCMQDQQNSLFNFNPSLTTTQLCLFYKAPLENTTARNIFFVGEPKEPLPNEDEETYSHITTAWTPDLYTPPITSPPVGNRFDFSDKNGLINKNVLTYERNKVYINFYKWNLYQLNNKLKSYGKEGETEFSIGKSYVNPPNQEENIPAVLAEYFSGNFPEFISFPFELTYNQRNRVESYLALKYGVTLIQNGATNYRDSKNIIFWNKENTLFWNRIFGIGRDDISGLNQLQSESSHFKNYLIASVGELQASNPDKQQLVSIDDDHNFIVFGDNNQTDGLQTVNDFNVRTLNTKWLSQNTGEKATDIPVYFELYLGVGLGVLKQALNDNPTLKLWMLHDKDVNNQQVSDFNSQYVDYYETASMSGIDIGYFEDVFFDTDNNIYDQFTFGVGPEMIVQVRFEPDCDGKIIKSNVVITGGLAPYYVNITNTSGYDETFDINQNTMTFDAIASDTYTVHVIDSYSNEANTTIEVDLEQIDVDFGNDIVLNQNLQEVTLDASQSDPDATYKWYFNNELLEYFDPLLLATEPGTYRVEVMSGNHICEDWDEITLSYDFTATALPQSSCGENTGSITLNLSGGVNTYSVHIHNANADVTTDIFTASNSENIFIDEVNFGNNIVTIQDGNGDEIVLNVDVVSPLDGIELDLISQLNNQCSPTAGPDYPIYQCPGAIIDGSLMVTNPNVSYEWYLDGQSIGLYDPAVQVYTDESNPYPLGTAVIDYELVITNLNNGCSTSNIFGLVKNTYIRGISPTESRLSSTENNEPEVSEETTPLVTLETKVYPNPVEHSTTFYYEISCSKIFTGTVEIFSATGAILHQENIEGESSYKLPLILLSSGNYLIRTTTSEGTVTNQVIIK, from the coding sequence ATGAAACAATACCTTGCAAATTCAATTCTGACATTCCTTTTATTTACCTTAAACTCTTTTTCTCAAACTCAGAGTCAGGAATGTTTCCCAGGAGGTGTTGCAGGTGCAGAGATGTGGTATATGGTAAATCATGATCATTTAGCGACCTCTCTCTTTAAAAATCATAGTACAGATTACAATTATATAATTTTAAAAACCTGTATGCAGGATCAACAAAACAGTTTGTTTAATTTTAATCCTTCGCTTACGACTACCCAACTATGCCTTTTTTATAAAGCACCTTTAGAAAATACTACAGCAAGAAATATCTTTTTTGTAGGAGAGCCAAAAGAGCCTTTACCAAATGAAGATGAAGAAACGTATTCACATATTACTACAGCATGGACTCCTGATTTATATACTCCCCCTATAACAAGTCCTCCTGTAGGTAATCGGTTTGATTTTTCTGATAAAAATGGGCTTATTAATAAAAACGTTTTGACGTATGAGCGCAATAAAGTGTATATAAATTTTTACAAGTGGAACTTATACCAACTTAACAATAAGTTGAAAAGCTACGGTAAGGAAGGTGAAACAGAGTTTTCTATTGGAAAGAGCTATGTCAATCCTCCTAATCAAGAAGAAAACATACCCGCAGTATTAGCTGAATATTTTTCAGGAAATTTCCCTGAATTTATATCTTTTCCTTTTGAGCTTACATATAATCAGCGTAATAGAGTCGAATCATATCTTGCTCTAAAGTATGGTGTAACTCTCATACAAAATGGGGCTACGAATTACAGAGATTCTAAAAATATAATTTTCTGGAATAAAGAGAACACATTGTTTTGGAACCGCATTTTTGGTATCGGAAGAGATGACATTTCAGGACTCAATCAACTACAAAGTGAAAGTTCACATTTTAAAAATTATCTAATTGCATCTGTAGGTGAACTGCAAGCATCGAATCCTGATAAACAACAACTTGTTAGTATTGATGATGATCATAATTTTATTGTTTTTGGAGATAATAATCAGACAGATGGTTTACAGACTGTAAATGATTTTAATGTCCGTACACTCAACACAAAGTGGTTGTCTCAAAATACAGGTGAGAAAGCAACTGATATTCCGGTTTATTTTGAACTTTATTTAGGAGTTGGACTAGGTGTATTAAAACAAGCATTAAATGATAATCCTACATTAAAACTCTGGATGTTGCACGATAAAGATGTCAATAACCAGCAGGTGTCTGACTTTAATAGTCAATATGTTGATTATTATGAAACTGCAAGTATGTCTGGAATTGATATTGGTTACTTTGAAGATGTGTTTTTTGACACTGACAATAATATTTATGATCAATTTACTTTTGGGGTAGGTCCTGAGATGATTGTTCAGGTTCGGTTTGAGCCAGATTGTGATGGCAAAATCATCAAATCTAATGTAGTAATTACAGGAGGGCTAGCACCTTATTATGTTAATATAACTAACACATCGGGTTATGATGAAACTTTCGATATAAATCAAAACACTATGACTTTTGATGCTATAGCTTCTGACACCTATACCGTTCATGTAATAGATTCTTATAGTAATGAAGCAAATACAACAATAGAAGTTGATTTAGAGCAAATAGATGTTGATTTTGGTAATGATATAGTATTGAATCAAAACCTACAGGAAGTAACACTTGATGCTAGTCAAAGCGACCCTGATGCAACATATAAATGGTATTTTAATAATGAGTTACTTGAATATTTTGATCCATTATTGTTAGCTACTGAGCCAGGTACCTATAGGGTTGAAGTAATGAGCGGTAACCATATATGTGAAGATTGGGATGAGATTACGCTTAGTTACGATTTTACCGCAACTGCTTTACCGCAAAGCTCATGTGGAGAGAATACAGGTTCAATTACACTTAATTTAAGTGGAGGAGTAAATACATATAGTGTGCATATACATAATGCTAATGCTGATGTAACTACTGATATTTTTACAGCAAGTAATTCTGAAAATATTTTTATTGATGAAGTCAATTTTGGTAATAATATTGTAACTATACAGGACGGAAATGGAGATGAAATTGTACTAAATGTAGATGTTGTAAGTCCATTAGATGGTATTGAACTAGACTTAATATCTCAGCTTAACAACCAGTGTTCACCAACTGCGGGTCCTGACTACCCAATTTATCAATGTCCAGGAGCAATAATAGATGGTTCTTTAATGGTTACTAACCCTAATGTTAGTTACGAATGGTACTTAGACGGGCAATCTATAGGCTTATATGATCCTGCAGTCCAAGTTTATACAGACGAGAGTAACCCATACCCTTTGGGAACGGCTGTTATAGACTATGAATTGGTTATAACTAATCTAAATAACGGTTGTTCTACAAGTAATATATTTGGTTTAGTCAAAAACACCTATATAAGAGGTATATCTCCTACAGAAAGTAGGCTTTCCTCTACTGAAAATAATGAACCTGAAGTATCTGAAGAAACCACTCCATTAGTAACCCTAGAGACTAAAGTATATCCTAACCCAGTAGAACATAGCACAACTTTTTATTATGAAATTAGCTGCAGCAAAATTTTTACAGGAACTGTAGAAATTTTCAGTGCTACAGGTGCCATATTACATCAGGAGAATATCGAAGGTGAATCAAGCTATAAACTCCCACTTATACTATTATCTTCAGGAAATTATCTAATCAGGACTACAACTTCTGAAGGAACAGTTACTAATCAAGTTATTATAAAATAA